In 'Nostoc azollae' 0708, the following are encoded in one genomic region:
- the recG gene encoding ATP-dependent DNA helicase RecG, giving the protein MTNEKPDWIRLHKALAVEAEHGFTDLVGKQYRFSEFLSLTFGKFPPGLPPKERSHWHQIAMQFDEYPNWEVQVRQHLVAEVRRYLYQLQTDLEEVDQKSEREQGRIYPSKGQNPTTPIVAEVSRRLGPKIEQKLSDIAEIGIRKAENLARLDLLTVRDLLFYYPRDHIDYARQVNIQELQGGETVTIIATVKRCNCFTSPKNKKLSILELMLKDNTGQIKVARFYAGARFSSRAWQESLKRRYAVDSVIAACGLVKASKYGLTLDNPELEVLANPGDAINSLTIGRVVPIYALTEGVMANTVRQAVIAALPAAVNLKDPLPGGLRQKYGLMELKDGIANIHFPEDSDTLKTARRRLVFDEFFYLQLGLLQRQRKAKEIQTSAVLAPKGKLLEQFNEILPFKLTKAQQRVINDILNDLQKPTPMNRLIQGDVGSGKTVVAVVAILAAIQSGYQAALMAPTEVLAEQHYRKLVSWFNLLHLPVELLTGSTKTPKRREIHSQLETGELPLLVGTHALIQDKVNFQQLGLVVIDEQHRFGVEQRAKLRQKGEQPHVLTMTATPIPRTLALTVHGDLDVSQIDELPPGRQQIQTTLLIGQQRHQAYDLMRREVVQGRQVYVVLPLVEESEKLDLRSAVDEHKKLQESVFPDFQVGLLHGRMTSAEKDEAITKFRDNETQILVSTTVVEVGVDVPNATLILIEHAERFGLSQLHQLRGRVGRGAAQSYCLLMSSSRSADAQQRLKVLEQSQDGFFISEMDMRFRGPGEVMGTRQSGIADFTLASLVEDEDVLLLARQAAEKVIDMDVSLARWPLMEEELKYRYARLMGGSILT; this is encoded by the coding sequence ATGACTAATGAAAAGCCCGATTGGATCAGATTGCATAAGGCCTTGGCTGTAGAGGCTGAACATGGCTTTACAGATTTGGTGGGTAAGCAATATCGCTTCAGTGAATTTCTAAGTTTGACTTTTGGGAAATTCCCCCCAGGTTTGCCACCAAAAGAGCGATCGCACTGGCACCAAATAGCAATGCAATTTGATGAATATCCAAATTGGGAAGTACAAGTCAGACAGCACTTAGTAGCAGAAGTCAGAAGATATCTCTACCAATTACAAACAGATCTGGAGGAGGTAGACCAGAAAAGCGAAAGGGAGCAGGGGAGAATATACCCAAGCAAAGGCCAAAATCCCACAACCCCAATCGTTGCTGAAGTTAGTCGGCGACTCGGTCCCAAAATTGAGCAAAAACTCAGCGATATAGCAGAAATTGGTATTAGAAAAGCTGAAAACTTGGCGCGTTTGGATTTATTAACTGTCCGTGATTTATTGTTTTACTATCCTCGTGATCATATTGATTATGCACGTCAGGTGAATATTCAAGAATTGCAGGGGGGTGAAACAGTAACTATAATAGCAACAGTGAAGCGTTGTAACTGTTTTACTAGCCCTAAAAATAAGAAGTTATCAATTTTAGAATTGATGCTCAAAGATAATACAGGCCAAATTAAAGTTGCTCGTTTTTATGCTGGGGCGCGATTTAGTAGTCGTGCTTGGCAGGAAAGTTTAAAACGCCGTTATGCTGTGGATAGTGTGATAGCGGCTTGTGGTTTGGTTAAAGCTAGTAAATATGGTTTAACCCTGGATAACCCAGAGTTGGAAGTGTTGGCAAATCCAGGAGATGCCATTAATTCGCTAACTATTGGACGGGTTGTGCCGATTTATGCTTTGACTGAGGGAGTGATGGCAAATACAGTGAGACAAGCTGTAATTGCAGCTTTACCTGCTGCGGTAAATTTGAAAGACCCTTTACCTGGAGGTTTGCGGCAAAAGTATGGTTTGATGGAATTGAAGGATGGGATCGCCAATATTCATTTTCCTGAAGATAGCGACACTTTAAAAACTGCCCGCCGTCGTTTAGTTTTTGATGAATTTTTCTATCTCCAACTAGGTTTATTGCAACGTCAGCGAAAAGCTAAAGAAATTCAAACCAGTGCCGTCCTTGCACCAAAGGGCAAATTATTAGAACAATTTAACGAAATTCTTCCTTTTAAACTTACCAAAGCTCAACAAAGAGTTATCAATGACATACTCAACGACTTACAAAAACCTACACCGATGAATCGTTTAATTCAGGGTGATGTGGGTTCAGGTAAAACAGTCGTGGCTGTGGTTGCTATTTTAGCCGCTATTCAATCTGGTTATCAAGCAGCCTTGATGGCTCCAACGGAAGTATTAGCAGAACAACACTATAGGAAGTTAGTGAGTTGGTTTAACTTACTACATTTGCCTGTTGAATTATTAACAGGTTCAACAAAAACACCGAAAAGACGAGAAATTCATTCTCAGTTAGAAACAGGTGAACTACCTTTATTAGTAGGAACTCACGCCTTAATTCAAGATAAAGTCAATTTCCAACAATTGGGTTTAGTTGTCATTGATGAACAGCATCGGTTTGGGGTGGAACAAAGAGCGAAATTACGACAAAAAGGTGAACAACCTCATGTTTTAACCATGACTGCGACTCCAATTCCCAGGACATTAGCTTTAACAGTACATGGTGATTTAGATGTTAGTCAAATTGATGAATTACCACCAGGTAGACAACAAATTCAAACAACTTTGTTAATAGGTCAGCAACGACACCAAGCTTACGATTTAATGCGGCGAGAAGTTGTCCAAGGTAGACAAGTATACGTGGTTTTACCGTTGGTGGAAGAGTCAGAAAAGCTGGATTTACGATCGGCTGTAGATGAACATAAAAAATTACAAGAAAGCGTTTTTCCTGATTTTCAAGTTGGGTTATTGCATGGACGTATGACTTCAGCGGAGAAAGACGAAGCAATTACCAAATTTCGGGATAATGAAACGCAGATATTAGTTTCTACTACTGTAGTTGAAGTTGGTGTAGATGTGCCAAATGCTACGTTGATACTAATTGAGCACGCGGAAAGATTTGGTTTATCGCAGTTGCATCAATTACGGGGGCGTGTGGGTAGAGGTGCAGCGCAATCTTACTGTTTATTAATGAGTAGTTCCAGAAGTGCAGATGCTCAACAACGATTGAAGGTATTGGAACAGTCTCAGGATGGGTTTTTTATCTCGGAAATGGATATGCGTTTTCGGGGGCCTGGAGAAGTGATGGGAACTCGTCAATCAGGGATAGCAGATTTTACTTTGGCTAGTTTAGTGGAAGATGAGGATGTTTTGCTGTTAGCGCGACAAGCAGCAGAGAAGGTGATTGATATGGACGTAAGTTTGGCGCGTTGGCCGTTGATGGAAGAGGAGTTGAAGTATAGGTATGCCCGGTTAATGGGTGGATCGATTTTAACGTAA
- the tsf gene encoding translation elongation factor Ts produces MAEISAKLVQELRQKTGAGMMDCKKALKETEGNIDEAIDWLRKKGIAKADKASDRIAAEGLVDTYIQPDAQVGVLIELNCQTDFVARNEAFKSLVKNLAKQAATADSVESLLAQPYIEDTSVTVEQFIKQVIATLGENIQVRRFVNFSPAPGVSGIVDSYIHTGGRVGVLVELNAQTQSAIGNEDFQSLARNTAMQVAACPNVEYVSIDQIPAEVVTKEKDIEMGKDDLGKKPENIKEKIVQGRIDKRLKEMTLLDQPYIRDQSISVEELVKQVKSKVGEDIQVHRFVRYVLGEGIEKQEISFAEEVAAQMGAK; encoded by the coding sequence ATGGCGGAAATATCTGCAAAACTCGTCCAAGAGCTACGCCAAAAAACCGGTGCTGGCATGATGGACTGCAAAAAGGCGTTGAAAGAAACTGAAGGCAATATTGACGAAGCTATAGACTGGCTGCGTAAAAAAGGTATTGCCAAGGCAGATAAAGCAAGCGATCGCATCGCAGCAGAAGGCCTAGTAGACACCTACATTCAGCCTGATGCTCAGGTGGGTGTACTGATAGAACTCAACTGCCAAACAGATTTTGTTGCCCGTAACGAGGCTTTTAAATCTTTAGTCAAGAACCTGGCAAAACAAGCTGCAACAGCTGATAGTGTAGAGTCCTTGTTGGCTCAACCTTATATTGAAGATACCAGCGTGACTGTAGAACAATTTATCAAACAAGTAATTGCTACCCTGGGTGAAAATATTCAGGTGCGTCGCTTTGTTAATTTTTCTCCAGCACCAGGGGTATCAGGTATAGTGGACAGCTACATTCATACTGGTGGTCGAGTAGGTGTTTTGGTTGAACTCAATGCCCAAACTCAGTCAGCTATTGGTAATGAAGATTTCCAGAGCTTGGCTAGAAATACAGCTATGCAAGTTGCGGCTTGTCCTAATGTCGAGTATGTCAGCATAGACCAAATCCCTGCTGAAGTTGTCACAAAAGAAAAAGACATCGAAATGGGTAAGGATGATTTGGGTAAGAAACCAGAGAACATTAAAGAAAAAATTGTTCAAGGACGAATTGACAAACGCCTTAAAGAAATGACTTTGTTGGATCAACCTTATATCCGTGACCAAAGTATCTCGGTGGAAGAGTTGGTGAAGCAAGTTAAGTCTAAAGTAGGTGAAGATATCCAAGTGCATCGCTTTGTACGCTATGTACTAGGTGAAGGCATTGAAAAGCAAGAGATTAGCTTTGCTGAAGAAGTTGCTGCTCAAATGGGCGCTAAGTAA
- the rpsB gene encoding 30S ribosomal protein S2, which translates to MAVVSLAQMMESGVHFGHQTRRWNPKMSPYIYTSRNGVHIIDLVQTAQLMDNAYNYMRSQAEQGKKFLFVGTKRQAAGIIAQEAARCGSHYINQRWLGGMLTNWATIKTRAERLKDLERREENGALDLLPKKEGSMLRREMTKLQKYLGGIKNMRKVPDVVIIVDQRREYNAVQECEKLGIPIVSMLDTNCDPDVVDIPIPANDDAIRSIKLIVGKLADAIYEGRHGQLEAEGDYEDYEGAEDDYDYDESEYTDTLIPDEEEEE; encoded by the coding sequence ATGGCAGTCGTTTCTCTGGCTCAGATGATGGAGTCAGGTGTTCACTTTGGGCATCAAACCCGACGTTGGAACCCAAAGATGTCTCCTTACATCTACACTTCCCGCAATGGTGTACATATTATCGACTTGGTGCAAACTGCCCAGTTGATGGATAATGCCTACAACTATATGCGATCGCAAGCAGAGCAAGGGAAGAAATTCTTGTTCGTTGGCACAAAGCGCCAAGCAGCAGGGATTATTGCTCAAGAAGCTGCCCGTTGTGGTTCTCACTACATTAACCAACGTTGGTTAGGTGGAATGCTCACTAACTGGGCTACTATCAAAACGAGAGCAGAACGTCTCAAAGATTTAGAACGTCGGGAAGAAAACGGCGCACTAGATTTATTACCCAAGAAGGAAGGGTCAATGCTGCGTCGGGAAATGACGAAGCTGCAAAAGTACTTGGGTGGCATTAAAAATATGCGGAAAGTACCTGATGTGGTGATTATTGTTGACCAACGTCGGGAGTATAACGCAGTTCAAGAATGCGAAAAATTGGGTATTCCTATTGTGTCCATGTTGGATACAAACTGTGACCCAGATGTAGTAGATATTCCCATTCCAGCAAATGACGACGCAATCAGATCAATTAAGTTGATTGTCGGCAAATTAGCAGATGCTATTTATGAAGGCCGTCATGGTCAGCTGGAAGCAGAAGGAGATTACGAAGATTACGAAGGCGCTGAAGACGATTACGATTACGATGAAAGTGAGTACACTGATACGCTGATTCCGGACGAGGAAGAAGAAGAATAA
- a CDS encoding DUF29 family protein — MLKLLNDNPSLCSYVVEAITEAYQNGRDLAVGETNLQC, encoded by the coding sequence ATCTTAAAGTTACTAAATGATAATCCTAGCTTATGCTCTTATGTTGTAGAAGCAATTACAGAAGCTTATCAAAATGGTAGAGATTTAGCAGTAGGTGAAACAAATCTTCAGTGCTGA
- a CDS encoding DUF29 family protein codes for MQTPQIEEAQLQEGENLYERDFYFYARTQQQVNVLLHQQWNQLDIINLFEEILSLGRRECQELRNRLGILLGRIEF; via the coding sequence ATGCAAACACCGCAAATTGAAGAGGCACAGTTACAAGAAGGTGAAAATCTTTATGAAAGGGATTTTTATTTTTATGCTCGGACTCAACAACAGGTTAATGTGTTACTCCATCAACAATGGAATCAGCTTGATATTATAAATTTGTTTGAGGAGATTTTATCTTTGGGGAGAAGGGAATGTCAAGAATTGAGAAATCGTCTGGGGATTTTACTTGGGAGGATCGAGTTTTAG
- a CDS encoding glycosyltransferase family 2 protein → MFFSVVIPTYNRLPILQKCLRALESQQLRDDNLIQGYEVVLVDDGSTDQTLNWLAQHKEEFPHVRCFEQDHAGPAAARNLGVEQALGDMIIFIDSDLVVLSNFLEAHTDALIQGREKLGSDSFFTYGAVINTCNFENPTSEPYKITDFSAAFFATGNVAIPKHWLEKAGLFDTGFQLYGWEDLELGVRLKNLGLHLIKCPEAVGYHWHPAFSLQQITKLIDQEIQRGRMGVLFYQKHPTWEVKMMIQMTWFHRLFWGILSLNGFLNEKRMAPFLQWLINFGKPQLALEIARIFLNWYNVKGVYQAYAEIQDQ, encoded by the coding sequence GTGTTTTTTAGTGTTGTAATTCCAACTTATAATCGCCTACCGATTTTGCAAAAATGCCTGCGTGCTTTGGAGTCACAGCAATTGAGAGATGATAACCTTATTCAAGGTTATGAGGTGGTTTTGGTCGATGATGGTTCTACTGATCAGACTTTGAACTGGTTAGCACAACATAAAGAAGAGTTTCCTCATGTACGTTGTTTTGAACAAGATCATGCTGGACCTGCTGCGGCGCGAAATTTGGGAGTAGAACAAGCACTGGGAGACATGATTATTTTTATTGATAGTGATTTGGTGGTTCTGTCTAATTTCTTGGAAGCTCATACAGATGCTTTAATACAAGGAAGAGAGAAATTAGGAAGCGACAGCTTTTTTACCTATGGTGCTGTAATTAATACCTGTAATTTTGAAAATCCTACTTCAGAACCTTATAAAATCACAGATTTCTCTGCGGCTTTTTTTGCTACGGGTAATGTGGCTATTCCCAAACATTGGTTAGAAAAAGCAGGTTTATTTGATACTGGGTTTCAACTTTATGGGTGGGAAGATTTAGAGTTAGGTGTGAGATTAAAGAATTTAGGTTTACATTTGATTAAATGTCCTGAAGCTGTTGGTTATCATTGGCATCCAGCATTTAGTTTACAACAAATAACTAAATTAATTGATCAAGAAATTCAACGGGGAAGGATGGGAGTTTTGTTCTATCAAAAACATCCGACTTGGGAAGTAAAAATGATGATTCAAATGACTTGGTTTCATCGTTTATTTTGGGGAATTCTTTCTTTAAATGGGTTTTTGAATGAAAAAAGGATGGCTCCATTTTTGCAGTGGTTAATTAATTTTGGTAAGCCACAGTTGGCATTGGAAATTGCGCGGATTTTTTTGAATTGGTATAATGTGAAGGGTGTTTATCAGGCTTATGCTGAGATTCAAGACCAATAA
- a CDS encoding argininosuccinate synthase has product MGRAKKVVLAYSGGVDTSVCIPYLKKEWGVEEVITLAADLGQGDELELVREKALKSGASESLVADVKKSFVTEYAFPAIQANALYENRYPLGTALARPLIAQILVETAQKYGADAIAHGCTGKGNDQVRFDVSCTALNPNLKILAPAREWGMSREQTIAYGEQFGIPAPVKKSSPFSIDKNLLGRSIEAGTLEDPANEPPEEIYEMTKAIADTPKEPEYLEIGFQRGIPTTINGTSKNPVELIEQLNQIIGNHGIGRIDIIENRLVGIKSREIYESPAMVVLINAHRDLESLTLTADVTQYKRGIEETYTKIVYNGLWYSPLKAALDAFIQQTQEQVSGVVRLKLFKGNATIVGRWSDNSLYTPDLATYGAEDQFNHKAAEGFIYVWGLPTRIWAQSNK; this is encoded by the coding sequence ATGGGTCGCGCCAAAAAGGTTGTATTAGCATATTCTGGTGGAGTTGATACTTCTGTTTGCATACCCTACTTGAAAAAAGAGTGGGGAGTTGAAGAGGTAATTACCCTAGCAGCAGATTTAGGTCAGGGAGATGAATTAGAACTAGTGCGAGAAAAAGCTCTCAAATCTGGTGCAAGTGAATCCCTGGTAGCGGATGTCAAAAAGAGTTTCGTGACAGAGTATGCATTTCCCGCAATTCAAGCCAATGCTCTGTATGAAAATCGCTATCCTCTAGGAACAGCCCTAGCTAGACCTTTAATTGCTCAGATTCTGGTAGAAACAGCTCAAAAATACGGTGCTGATGCGATCGCTCACGGTTGCACAGGTAAAGGTAACGACCAAGTACGTTTTGATGTTTCCTGTACAGCCCTCAATCCCAATCTGAAAATTCTTGCCCCAGCTAGAGAATGGGGAATGAGTCGAGAACAAACCATAGCTTACGGTGAACAATTTGGTATTCCTGCACCCGTGAAAAAATCCTCTCCCTTCAGTATAGATAAAAACCTGCTTGGTCGCAGTATTGAAGCTGGTACGTTGGAAGATCCAGCAAATGAGCCACCAGAAGAAATCTATGAAATGACCAAAGCCATAGCAGATACTCCTAAGGAACCAGAATATCTAGAAATTGGCTTCCAAAGAGGTATTCCTACGACCATCAACGGTACGTCTAAAAACCCTGTTGAATTAATTGAACAACTCAATCAAATCATAGGAAATCACGGTATTGGGCGGATTGACATCATTGAAAACCGCTTAGTAGGTATCAAATCACGGGAAATCTACGAATCACCTGCAATGGTAGTTCTCATCAACGCCCACCGCGATTTAGAAAGCCTGACCTTAACAGCAGATGTTACTCAGTATAAACGGGGCATTGAAGAAACTTACACCAAAATTGTATACAACGGACTTTGGTACAGCCCTCTCAAAGCTGCCTTAGATGCCTTTATTCAACAAACACAAGAGCAAGTTTCTGGTGTTGTGCGGTTAAAACTTTTCAAAGGTAATGCCACCATAGTTGGTCGCTGGAGTGATAATTCCCTTTACACTCCTGATTTAGCAACCTACGGAGCAGAAGATCAATTCAATCACAAAGCTGCAGAAGGGTTTATCTACGTTTGGGGTCTACCTACCCGCATTTGGGCGCAGAGCAACAAATAA
- a CDS encoding DedA family protein, which yields MSFELISLENIQDFAQSYGYWAIFLGIVLENLGIPLPGETVTLVGGFLAGSDELNYWLVLGDAVTGAVIGGNCGYWIGRVGGWPFLLQVGKIFRISEARLLSIKDQFSENAAKAVFFGRFFALLRIFASPLAGIAEMPFGKFLVYNLAGATAWAGVMVTLAFFAGRIVSLEQLVAWVSQFAILALLILVVVIVVPIWWESRQVKHQTGD from the coding sequence ATGTCTTTTGAGCTAATTTCACTAGAAAACATCCAAGATTTTGCTCAATCCTACGGTTATTGGGCAATTTTTCTGGGGATTGTGCTAGAGAATTTGGGCATTCCTCTTCCCGGTGAAACTGTGACTCTAGTAGGAGGTTTCTTAGCTGGTAGTGATGAACTTAATTACTGGCTTGTTCTGGGTGACGCTGTTACAGGTGCTGTAATTGGCGGTAATTGCGGTTATTGGATTGGTAGGGTTGGTGGTTGGCCTTTCCTACTACAAGTTGGAAAGATATTCCGCATATCTGAAGCACGACTATTAAGTATTAAAGATCAATTTAGTGAAAATGCTGCTAAAGCTGTATTTTTTGGTCGCTTTTTCGCCTTACTGAGGATTTTTGCATCGCCACTTGCTGGTATAGCTGAAATGCCATTTGGGAAATTCTTGGTATATAATTTAGCAGGGGCAACTGCCTGGGCTGGTGTAATGGTAACGTTAGCTTTCTTTGCTGGCAGAATTGTTTCCCTAGAACAATTAGTTGCTTGGGTAAGTCAATTTGCTATTTTGGCGTTACTTATTCTAGTGGTTGTGATTGTTGTGCCTATTTGGTGGGAATCCCGCCAAGTTAAGCATCAAACTGGGGACTAG
- a CDS encoding STAS domain-containing protein, with translation MTLTQERQVILFKPQASIDLEVGTALSKEMAGVTPLPNQLWVIDLAEVDFMDSSGLVPLVQALKTVRQIGCRLVLCNVHAPVRLILELTHLDSVFEIVNNYEDIFSSFNEQSLVKAG, from the coding sequence ATGACTCTTACACAAGAACGCCAGGTTATTTTGTTCAAACCACAAGCAAGTATAGACTTAGAAGTTGGTACGGCCTTGAGCAAAGAGATGGCTGGAGTAACCCCCCTGCCTAACCAGCTTTGGGTTATTGATCTAGCAGAAGTTGATTTTATGGATAGTTCTGGTTTAGTTCCTCTTGTTCAAGCACTAAAAACGGTGCGTCAAATAGGTTGTCGTTTGGTTCTTTGCAATGTCCATGCTCCTGTAAGATTAATTTTGGAACTTACTCATCTAGATTCAGTGTTTGAGATAGTTAACAATTACGAAGACATATTTTCTAGCTTCAATGAGCAAAGTCTGGTAAAAGCAGGCTAA
- a CDS encoding Npun_F5560 family protein — protein sequence MSQSDTPNIQAISTEVSQLRQELQLRDQLVQQLSQELFRLVKGNTSFIPQRSETQCDLSQLEALREQLQAVEQQVTFYQEQITSRDSEIYQLRQSVQELTDRSRMLEQVVQELPQIYRRKFEERMTPVRDKVAMLQRENRQLQAELQSVSYRLALKTRHASHSGIDLPNFSSSISGQSSISAPQNA from the coding sequence GTGAGCCAATCTGACACCCCCAATATCCAAGCTATATCAACTGAAGTATCCCAGTTGCGTCAAGAGTTGCAACTTAGAGACCAATTAGTGCAACAGTTATCTCAAGAACTGTTCCGTTTGGTAAAGGGAAATACCAGTTTTATCCCTCAACGGTCTGAAACCCAGTGCGATTTAAGTCAATTAGAAGCTTTAAGAGAACAACTTCAAGCTGTCGAACAGCAAGTAACTTTCTATCAAGAGCAAATTACATCTCGTGACTCGGAAATTTACCAATTGCGACAATCAGTTCAAGAACTCACTGATCGTAGTCGCATGTTGGAGCAAGTAGTCCAAGAATTACCGCAAATTTACCGTCGGAAATTTGAGGAAAGGATGACTCCAGTGAGAGATAAAGTAGCAATGCTACAGCGAGAAAATCGCCAACTACAAGCTGAACTACAAAGTGTAAGTTATCGGTTAGCACTAAAAACACGGCACGCAAGTCATAGTGGTATAGACTTACCAAATTTCTCTAGTTCTATATCTGGACAAAGCAGTATATCTGCTCCTCAAAATGCCTAA
- the rpsF gene encoding 30S ribosomal protein S6 → MTTVYETMYILRPDLGDEQVEQAVAKYQNLLTEQGAQNIEIQNRGKRRLAYEINRHRDGIYIQFNYTALATAITPVERAMRLSEEVIRYMTTKQVVREDKTAKEAVTA, encoded by the coding sequence ATGACGACCGTTTACGAGACAATGTACATTCTCCGTCCTGATTTGGGAGATGAGCAAGTAGAGCAAGCTGTTGCTAAATATCAGAACTTATTAACTGAGCAAGGCGCTCAGAATATCGAAATTCAAAATCGAGGTAAACGTCGTCTTGCTTATGAAATCAATCGGCATCGTGACGGCATCTACATCCAATTTAACTATACAGCCCTAGCAACTGCGATCACACCCGTAGAACGTGCGATGAGACTTAGTGAAGAAGTAATTCGCTACATGACAACTAAGCAAGTAGTGCGTGAAGATAAAACAGCTAAAGAAGCTGTAACAGCCTAA
- a CDS encoding fumarylacetoacetate hydrolase family protein — MAQRYVRVKSQEGTIYYGLLQLSFNVEVLDAPPWLDGQPSDLILEPDKYQILAPCSPSKIVGVGKNYADHAAEMGTSVPAEPLIFFKPPTSVIASEREIKYPPQSQRVDYEGELALVIGERTCDCTPEEAQTKIWGYTIANDVTARDLQKKDAQWTRAKSFDTFCPLGPWIVRELNPGARLQTFLNDDPHPVQSACIDQMVFSPDFLVSYISQVMTLLPGDVVLTGTPFGVGPLNLGDLVRVEIEGIGRLENSVITR, encoded by the coding sequence ATGGCGCAACGCTATGTGCGAGTTAAGAGTCAAGAAGGCACAATTTACTATGGGTTGCTGCAACTATCATTCAACGTGGAAGTTCTAGATGCTCCACCTTGGTTGGATGGTCAACCCAGTGATTTAATTTTGGAACCAGACAAATACCAAATTCTGGCTCCTTGTTCTCCTTCCAAAATTGTGGGGGTAGGTAAGAATTATGCCGACCATGCAGCAGAGATGGGAACTTCTGTACCTGCTGAACCATTGATATTCTTCAAACCGCCTACATCTGTAATTGCTTCGGAAAGAGAAATTAAGTATCCTCCGCAGTCGCAAAGAGTAGACTATGAAGGCGAGTTAGCATTGGTAATCGGCGAGCGCACCTGTGACTGTACACCAGAAGAAGCCCAAACCAAAATTTGGGGTTACACCATAGCCAATGATGTCACAGCCAGGGATTTACAAAAAAAAGATGCTCAATGGACACGAGCCAAAAGTTTTGATACATTCTGTCCTTTAGGCCCTTGGATTGTCCGAGAATTAAATCCAGGAGCCAGATTGCAGACCTTTTTAAATGACGACCCCCATCCAGTCCAATCTGCCTGTATTGATCAGATGGTTTTCTCGCCAGATTTTTTAGTGTCTTATATTAGTCAAGTGATGACACTATTACCTGGGGATGTCGTGCTAACAGGTACACCATTTGGAGTGGGGCCATTAAACCTAGGCGATCTCGTTCGAGTAGAAATAGAAGGTATTGGTCGCCTAGAAAATAGTGTGATAACCCGTTAA
- a CDS encoding Tic20 family protein, translated as MSWRGSITVPDRIFACLPYLLPLIDSLVFSSSLLQQFPVLAILLLPLQPVQKIYAGLGQIGQIIVFFALFILVVRNEKVSHFIRFNTMQAILLDIVIFLCSILLRILTPIPGTGFAIETLANTIFLGIVASVVYSVFQSLMGRYAEIPAISDAVYLQVR; from the coding sequence ATGTCTTGGCGCGGATCGATAACTGTTCCTGACCGAATTTTCGCTTGTTTGCCATATTTGCTACCTTTAATTGACAGTCTGGTCTTTAGTAGCTCTTTGCTTCAACAGTTTCCTGTATTGGCAATTCTGCTTCTACCACTGCAACCAGTGCAAAAAATTTACGCTGGTCTAGGGCAAATTGGTCAAATAATTGTGTTTTTTGCCTTGTTCATCTTGGTGGTGAGAAACGAAAAAGTTAGTCATTTCATTCGTTTTAACACAATGCAGGCAATTCTTTTAGATATTGTGATATTTTTATGTTCCATTCTACTGCGAATTTTAACTCCGATTCCTGGTACTGGTTTTGCCATAGAAACTCTGGCCAATACTATATTTTTAGGTATTGTGGCATCTGTTGTTTATTCTGTGTTCCAGTCTCTGATGGGACGCTATGCGGAAATTCCAGCAATCTCTGATGCTGTTTATCTGCAAGTGCGTTAG